The Ziziphus jujuba cultivar Dongzao chromosome 1, ASM3175591v1 genome segment CAAAGTGCATCATACATGGGAGATCCTGGGAGGGTTTTGGAACGATCCTATCAATCTATATCTTTCTTTGGATCAGAAATGATACTTCCtgctttgtatatatatatatatatatataattgtatttaaatatattttattctattttaaatatatgttccTACCTTTTTATAAAGTTGTTTCCTAAATATTGTATCTATACAATATATTTGTATCATTTATAATATGtttgtataaaatatttattttttatgttaaaaaattaaaaatatattttaaattgatttttattttagtttttggttGATAAACAAGGAATTccgtttatttttattgtttaaagtATAATATGGAAAATCCAATATAATTTTAGGGTGTAAAAATGAATCTCACTTATATAAATTGTATATGATGTTGGTgaatttaacacctttaccatGTGCATAAACTGTACCCGGGCACAGCATTTAATACACCCTCAACAGCTCAATTAGACCTAACATCAAATATATCGCAAATTGCTATTCCCAACCCTATGTGAGCAATGAATTAATGCCACCTCATTACAAACTATTATATTAttccatttattaaaaaataaaataaaaatgttattactTTTATATTCTAAGAAATAACAATGAGCTGTAAAATCATATCGAATACCaacgttgttgttgttgttgttttttttttttttttttttggggtgaaaaaacacaaaagttgtttttgtttctcaaaATTATTAACTTATAAAAAACTTCTCCTATCTatccatctatatatatatatatatatatatatatatatttatggatacATCACATATACTTCTTATAAGAGagggtggaaaaaaaaaaaaaatggaagtgaGAGTGAAGAAGTGCTATACAGTGAAGCCGGAAGAGAAAACATGGGAAGGCTGTCAACCTTTATCTGAATTAGATCAAACAGGTTGCATAGGCCACGTACCTAGTCTCTATTTTTATCGACCATCACAAAACTGGTTAACACCAGCCAACAACATTAACACCATCACTCACATCCTCAAACAATCACTCAGCCGAGTACTCGTCCCTTTCTATCCACTAGCAGGTCGTTTGCAATCTATAGGCCGAGGCCGAGTCCAAATCAACTGTAATTCCATGGGGGTTCCATTCATCGAAGCCGAATCGGATTCCGAACTCGACGAATATTTCAGAGACTTGTATGCAGCTCCGTCTTCACTGAAATATGATAAACTCGTCCCAACTGTGGACTATAGCACCACGCCAATCCATGAGCGTCCTCTTTTGCTTGTCCAACTCACAAGCTTCTCTTCTTGTGGTCTCGTCTGCCTCGGCCTTTCCATGTCGCATACAGTTATTGATGGTTACAGTGCGTTTCATTTTTTGTCTGAGTGGACTAGGTTTGCCCGGAATAAGCCATTAGAGACGGTTCCGTTTCTAGACCGTAAAGCCGCTTTTCGTGCTGGAGATCCTCCACTTGCTCCAACTATTGATAATCCTCCTCTACCTTCGTTATCGATCCATGCAGACAAggataaaaagaagaaggggaaaAGAGTCGCCAGCGCGATTCTAAAGCTTTCAAAAGATCAAGTGGAGAGACTCAAACACATGGCAAACGAGGGCCGCAGCGAAACCACTAGGGCTTACACTCGTTTCGAGAGTTTGGCTGGCTACATTTGGAGATGCACATGCAAAGCTCGGAAGCATAGGATGGATCATCATCCAACTGGATTAGCCATCTACGTGGATGCACGTAGCCGTATGAAGCCGCCGTTGCCGAAGGGCTACTTCGGCAACGCGGCGGTGGATGTGATCGCCACAGGCGATGCGGGCGAGTTGGTGTCGAAGCCGTTAGGGTTTGCGGCGAGCAGAGTGAGGGAAGCGATCGAGAGAGTGACGGACGAGTACGTTAGGTCAACCATTAATTACTTAAAGAATCAACCGGACTTGACATGGTTTAAAGATATTGATGAACCGCAGAGTATTGACGATCTAGGGTTTACCAGTACTGGAATAAAGCCTGATCAGTTCGTTGTGAGCTGGTTGACGTTTCCGATATACGGTGTGGACTTCGGGTGGGGAGATGAAATCTATTTTGATCCAGGAACGTATGAACATTTTGATGGAGCGACGTTTATTATGCCTAGTCCTAGTGGTGATGGATCAGTGATTGTTGCACTAGACTTGGAAGCGCCTTATATGGAAACTTTCAAAGAGGATTTCTACAGAGATATCCACAATTCTATGAAGCTAAATTAAGCTTCTAAGTACTCCTTTTGCTTCATCGTATGTGACCGAGTCATTTTGcactgctttgtacgttttattGTTCTTGTCAGTTGTAActgtttatgtttttattgtatgccctttttctttttcttttttttctttctttttttttttttttttatgaagactagggtttatgtttttattgtatgccttttttttttttttttaatgaagacctatatatatatatatatgagtcaaacgtttatttttctttttgaagtcCTCAGctggtttttgaattttgatttgcactagtgtgtttaattaattttaatttttgtctgtTTAAATTATATCCTTGTCTTTTAAATATTGTAAATGGGTGTGTGTTCATTGTATAAATTGTTATTAGAGTATGTTGACGCTTAAAATAGATTGTCTTGTTTTGATCATGAGCCAGAGAACCGTCATCGACTCCTAAAGCGGTTTCAATTTCcagccaaatatttatttatttatcaaatatattgtttatttatttatttatatttcctcTTTCCATCCAACGACGTCACTGTGCCCCTGAGTCGTACTATATATTGAGAAAGTCGGtcaaaattagttaatttttttaactcgTTTTTGTTCAATCAGGCCACATTTTATgtattaatatttcattttaagaTAAGGGCGGTGAAAAATCCCCTCTCCACGTTGAATtgaaaaagacaaagaaaatagttttaatgATTGAATACTACTACCTAATTATAAAAGtataaatttgaataataaggATACAGGGATTCGAGGTTAtttgtaatgttaaaaaaaaaaaatcgtattggaaaagagaataaataaataaataaaagtcaggGGCTGGACCCGAACGGAGCCATTAAATAGTCAACAAGACATTTTCTAGAATagctataaaataataaaatacaaaagacTTTACTCATAAAATATATACGGAGTAATTAACGATTCTTTTCAAACATTTGGGCCTGGGGTCgccccttttttgtttttttccatgtatatgttattatattttaaatttattttagtcTTCTACATATATTGACCACCTTTATTTTATTAGCTTTctttatcaattaaatattacaatataGAGTTTGTAATtatctattaattattattaatataataaattattatataaaaaatataaattgatttgctATTGACGTTATGTGCGTTATAATTTCTTATCCTGAACTTTATAGAGTACGAGAATATGAGTGTTTTACcatcaaattcataaataaaaacaaataaaaaatcttacttttttgctctttctcttccaacatatttttctttatattcaataaaattaaataatttaatttatgcttgtttaatttatttttaaaaaatgcattttatttttggcattttaaaaatagtttgattatagatattaatttttttataaacaataaattaactTCCGACTCCCACCCTGACATTCCTGGCTCCACCCCTGCTAGTAGTGATCAGATAATTTCTAAAGTACAATatcaaattgatctaattttgttttgtccaaaaaaaaaggcctaattttgttaaaaaaaattgttagaatttggtaaaattgatgaactaatattcataatttttttttcaagattataaaaataatatgtatatatatttggccCCTATAAAGtgaatatatattcaaattttaatcagTAAGGAGCAAGATTTTTTATCTCTAAATCCTATTATATTATCTGTTCCACCAATCAAAGAGTGCGATgttatttacaaaaaatcaaactctATATCAGCCATCTCATTTCAAAAATGGCAAGCAGGATGCAGTCGTggctaaatatttattaataactaattcaaaagttttattaaaaaaaaaattgaaaagaagctAATTCAAGAGGTTGATATGGggaaataaacttttaaattttaaaagttaccGTAGAAGAGAACGTTCTGTATATTTTTACACATTTCAAAGAACATTTATTTCTGTTTCGTATGTTAATTTTATACTTATGGGGTTTGCAATCAATTAAATGTTTcggtacattttttttttcttttttcttaagaaaTGTAATATTTGTTGCTTATTAATTTCCTTGAAATGTTGagtccattatatatatatatatatatatatatttgtttcataTTGCCTTGATCCAATGCTTGGTCTTTCCATAGTTTGactaataattgaaaattagcACTGTTAtgatcaaaaagaaaattagaatagTTCAGGATACATGGATTTGCGATTTTCTCTCTCAccgctaatatatatatatatatatatattttaaggtgGGTTTATGGTTAAATGGGACAAAGCACCAACAAGAACAAGACAACCTTAATCCTTAACCCGTGGTGTTAAAATACAGCTCGAATTAGATACAGGATTTCAAATTTAGTCCCAAAACATTCAAAAGTGTTGGATTACTCTCCTCTCATGTAAACTAGGCTTGGCAACGTGTTGTATTAAATTATGTTCGTATCGTGTTCGTGTGGAATTAACTTAACCCAAACACGATTCGTTAATATTTCAtgtgaaaatagataaatcCGAACCCATTCGATAAATTATCGTATAACCCATCATCCAACCCGTTAACCCACTAAcgataaatacaaatttgaaaatttaaatttcatttagctttgaaataataaaataataaaataatattttttttaaaaaattacaagaattattgcttatttagattttttaaaaattaagctaaaaataattaatacatatttaacaataaattaaataattttagtattataaaacttatataattcTCAAATTACCATTCTTTAATGGATCAAATGGGTTTATCGTGTTTCACCCATTAACTATTAATTTATTGGATCTTATTGGGTAATACTGATATGAACCCACATGatatgtcaggacctgtccaaaattccttaccgaaaccctagacaagtcctgattccagggaaaccctaccagaccttgcaatggaaaattcggcagaacctcccctaagggttggatttaccacaattttcctgcactgaaaacacacttctagaaacatccacttattcctcccacattactacaaattaATCCACAACTTTCAGCACTCCTATAAAATAAACATGAAATTCATGCAGTATTGATATAATAGGTCCAGTAAATATACAAAGCATCATAAGTTACAAATGagtgtgaaagttatacaacataaaataggaaacaataatacaatagaaTACAAGGAAGCATAACTCTTTGAAACTCAACAGCAACAAACGTCGAGCTTGATTCTGATGTCGTCTATCAGCCtgaacctaagggaacgaaatttaaaaacgtgagatgctaatcatctcagtgagtgaccctatctactgaccctatctactgtacaattataatagtaacgaaaattatagtacatttgaataattaacaataaatgagtaaataaataataattaattgaaaataatatttctctcaaaaccctcacggttcactcggttggaaaagttccccttttaaaatatttcacaaaacccagcaattatatttccccaaaaatcaaggtagccaataaataattaattaaataataaataaatggaatatcaacatttaaaatacaaaatcatgcaaataataatatagagctccacaatttatatgaaaatatttaatcaataaataccaataaaatgcaacaatttttggaacccaatgcactcagaaaaataatctggaataaagtaaattttgaataacaattaataaatcatatagaaaaatgccataaaaagtatttgcttgaaataaacggaaaaacttaaataaattaaccattttaattgaatagtatttccaaataataagcttaaaaattcaaatcgaaaatagcctgacgcaccacactatataccagtgatgccttaAAGTACTCAGCTTCCAAAGCACCCTCAggcgggggttaaagagagaaccggcatacggtcgcttcagcgtcccgtataattttaattttaattttaattctctgcagagattaattaacttgaatcatattcccacttTTGATATCGATAAcaaacataagtgtgaaacttgtgtagaagcaaaattaacgaagttatcatatcaaacaattgaaagaaataatgaacctctagatttaatacatagtgatgtatgtgatttaaagtttgcactgactagaggtggtaataaatattttatcacctttattaatgatagcacgaaatatttgtaacaccccgtcccgaaccatgtcggaatttttgcatgttgaccgaggtgaccgttgactttgactttgaccgttgaccaaaggggtcaaaagttgactttttgacccggtcgGAATTCTAGGTTAACTGAggcaccgttacgaagtacacgttggtacgagttcgtagactggtagcacgttgaaaacggagctacggtttgaaagttatgggcaaaacaagttgaggtccaaactgtccaaggggtgccggagttgactttttattcatgcaaggttgagcattgactcatgcatggttgtgaagtgctcgttgatacgagtccgtagactagcggcacgtccgatttggacatgtggtttgaaagttatggacctgtaaagtttttcaaatactgtattatttttaaacgcgtaacgatgtgccacgtgtgacataatgaaggtgaccatgtgtcaccatggtgaaataccacatgtcaaccatgtgtaaaatcaaattatttttattattattttaaataataatatttttatttaattaatttgaatttgtttcttttatttttctttttctttctcttttctttttcttttcctttccccacgtgggaaaacacccttctttttctttttttcttttttttttcttttttttcctttcttcttccccaagcaccaaaacacgcacagttgttttttttttttttctctcccaccggtcgtccctctctctctccttgctgcactttttccggccacccatactgtacacgcgccggccaccgtccaagcccgccacctcgctaCCTCGGCCACCAAgtttcccggccagccgccgccggacgcgcccagatcgggccggcgaagtcacggcggcgaggtgaaatttttccggcgattctcgctgTTTCCGACCAAACCAGCccatcccatacctctatcccactattttcgacccctctgagtccatttccggggttagtttgtccaaaatccccaccgtttgaaagatccctcaagatcaaaaccggccgaagcttcccgaccaaattccggcgacctccggcggaattggggtcgatggagaccggattggtgatcctcgtcccacgagcttcaattcggtatattattcaaccattttggttaacgtttgtgtttgaccccccgggtaccgggtattatttacccgaataaaatattaatttatttgactgtctgtgaattttgttctaggagcaccggtgagtcgtagaattgatcccatagtggatcatgggttaattgcgtgctccaggtgagtgacccaccttcaaattaattttggggaatttaatttgtgaatataatattatgtgcgatttaaatatttggaatttaatttctatgtgccaaatatttattggatttattgtggaatgatttatgaatttattgaatttaagaaaatgtgcattttacaaatttatgccatgtgaaattattttatggttttgaggattttgaaattggtgtggttttaatgttaaattgggcatgatttgattttcaaatatttcaaagaaaatatttggttatgttggtgatttcaatttttataaaatatgcccatggaatattatgagatttgattatgatatttcgagaaattatttatgcttggaaaaatgtggatatttgaattgatggatttgggagttggtggatttgaaaatcatggaatttatggtattgattataaagaaattgtggagaatttcccggttcaagcggatggattatgcccgctatgtttatgaaaaatgtgaaatttgttttataatttaaatttgcggattttatgatttttagatgcaccgtgcacgtactggtgttctgattatgtgatatggatattgtgcacacggatatgattagcgcgcaggtgggtgtgagtagcgcgcaggtgatattatgagggtgtcctgtggatgccatcggagagggtggccacccccctttggccgggacaccaggttagcagcgacgcagtgggacgccacgcgaccgtatgccgatttctttctataacctcctgtctggcggtaccttgggacgctgggtactgttggcgccactggtatatagtgggtgcatcaactgattttcggaactgtgttttaaaaaataaaatgttttgaaactgtatgggaattaaaaatataattattactgttctggtatttatttgattggggatcttaaattggtttaattttctctttacttaattattcaataaattaaattcctttaaatcaaaattgtcggatgcttgacttattatattctatttgatatttagtgaattaattgatgtcttggtttttggggattacgaacaagggttttgtgaaaaggttttaaaaggggaacttttccaactgagagaattgtgagagttttgagagaaattattatttccaatttattattatttatctactgtattaccgtggtattatattgtatagtagtagggtcactcactgagatgattagcatctcacactcttaaattccattcccttaggtccaggttggagacgttgattgtctggggcgagcccaacgtctcagttcgttgccgaaggttcaagaagtttttcttcccttttacCTCTttgtcttgtattgcttccttatctgtcattttataaattccacatttatctgtataacgctctgtatactgtattggacgtgttgtttttatttatgcactgggttgctgctgttgttttatttttgaagtgctgcaatttgtggatcaatttgtagtattgtgggaggaataaggggatatttttgaagtgtgttttcagtgcaggtaaatttgtggtaagtaaatcccttaggggaggtgctgccggattttccgttggaaggttcggtggtatttccctgggatcagggcttgtctatgGTTCCGGGGAaagaattctggatgggtcctgacatattgCTATGTGTACCTGcttaagagcaaggatgaggctatagaaaaatttattctctataaaacggaagttgagaatcaactcacccgcaaaattaaagtgatcagaaaTGATCatggtggagagtatgtaactccatttggagagtattgtgctcaacatggcataatacatgaagttactccaccatattcgccgcaatcgaatggtgtggctgaacggaaaaatagaactttgaaagaaatgatgaatgcaatgctgtTAATTTCTagagtacctcagaacttgtaGGGGGAAGCCGTTTTGTCAGCAgacgaccttttaaataaggtgccccgtAAAGATCAGCTGAAAACACCTTATGAACtttggaaaggaagacaacatacctataaatatttacgagtgtgggggtgtcttgCCAAAGTTGTGGTACCTACTCCTAAAAAGGTAAAGATAGGTCCCAAGACAGtagattgcatcttcataggatatgcacaaaatagtagtgcatatcggtttcttGTGTATAAGTTAGAGAttcctgatatacacaagaatacaataatggaatcaagaaatgcatcatttttcaaatatatttttccgtATAAAATTGAAGCAGGATTGAGTacgtctaaacgaacttatgatgctatcagtgatgatgataatgatagtgatcaagatcaGGAGCACGAAGTTGAGACTGAGGTTGAATTAAGACAAAGCAAAATAGTAAGAACGGAAAAATCCTACGGTtcggattttcttacttatatgctagaaagtgaacctcaaagcttccaagaagcTGTTAGTTCTCCTAAaggaaatttatggaaagaagccataaaaagtgagattgattccatcttgCAAAATCATACCTGGGAactagtagatcttcctccaggttgtaaaccgtTAGGTTATAAATGGATATTTAAAAGTAAGATtaaagcagatggaacaatagataagtacaaggcaagacttgtaattaaaggatacaagcaacaagaagaccttgattattttgatacttattcatcggtgacgagaataaattccataaagatGGTACTGGCGATTGCTGCATTGCGGAatcttgaagtacatcaaatggatgtgaaaacagcctttCTTCATGGAGATCtcgatgaagagatctacatggagcaacctgaaGGTTTCTCCGCACCAGGATAAGAAacgaaagtctgtagattggtaaagtcctcgtatggacttaaacaagccccaaagcaatggcatcaaaaatttgatagtgccatgcttagtgatggatttaagataAATAAGTGTGAtaagtgtatctatgtaaaagatacagagaatggatatgtcattctttgtctgtatgtagatgacatacttaTAGTAGGTAGTGATGACAATATGGTCAGAACTACAAAAGCAatgttgaaatccaaatttgacatgagagatatggggcttgctgatgtgattttaggaataaaaatcaCTAGGGCTttgaatggaatcattcttagtcaaacgcattatgtagataaaatattggctaattttagtaaagatgatactaatatagctagaacacccatagatgtgagtttacacttatctaagaataaaggagagagtgtatctcaagtagaatatgcaagggtgattggaagtctaatgtacttaatgaattgtacaagaccagacttagcctacgctataagtagactaagtagatacatgAGTAATCCAAATaatgatcattggaaaggaatcgttagagtattaagatacttacgatatactcgtgatTACGGACTGCACTACACAAGATATCcagctgtattagaaggatacagtgatgctaaCTGGATATCAGATGTCAAGGATTCtaaatccactagtggctatgtatttacattagcaGGTGCAGCCGTGACTTGGAAATCCTCAAAACAAACAGTAATAGCTAGATCCACGATGGAATCTGAgttcatcgcattagataaatgtggtgaggaggcagaatggctacgtCAATTTTTGGAGGACATTCCAAGGTGGCCGAAACCTGTACCAGCAATAAGTATatattgtgatagtcaatctgcgattggcagggcacaaaatgtgatatataatggaaagtctagacatattcGTTGTAGACATAATTCCATTAGACaactaatctcaactggagttatctcaatagactatgtgaAGTCGAAGGATAACGttgcggatccgctaaccaaagggttaaatagagaattagttgagaaatcatcgaagggaatgggattaaagcccgtgaataaagtcgatacgatggaaacccaacctcgttgattggagatcccaagatctaggttcaatgggacaacgcaattgtaaagactggtgTGGATCACTGTGGGGGTTAAGTCTCTGCTCATTCccatgatgaaacagtgataaaaagaggataagcataaaagtatgcttttaatgattccatTATATGTTTATAGTAATCTAAGCATAGTTATGCTAATTACATTGGAagaggaatcacctatgtgagagagaagagtgacCGCTTCAAAAGAGAATTGTTAagggcacaattctttagaaactctcgcagaaccaggcaggtgttcaaggccaaaatgaacacaacagtgagaactgtagtgtaccaggaaggaatttgtgtgaactatgttgtcatttacacaaacgataaaatggttcaaagatatcgcatctaccattagtcagtaaagaaaatgtagtctcataagggaaggttcaaagaataacatctacctatcctatgcaggttccaactgcagAACTTTACCATAAGAGTCTTGTTTactagtcaaatcattcatgtgggggattgtaacaTTTTGAAACGTTTTCTTTATTGAATGATTTGGGTTAGTGGGGAGTTAATGAGCTTTAAGTGGTTTTTACGTtttggaaaaagtgaaaaagaaaaagaaaacaaagggttttcattttttttaattaatttttgaaaaacctcTCACTCTCCCTCAcgttttttgagaaaaaataagaaaaatgtgtTTTTCTTGCATATTGTTTTTTCCTGGCATATTTTACATAGGAAGAGTGGAAAAGTTCTAGTACACTAAAAGGTTCGAAGAGAAAGCTTCGGAGGTGCTAAATTCGAGagtttttcaattctattgtatcctgggagacaacCGTTGAGAAAACATCTGCACCGGTGGGACGGAAattgtcttaaggacactgtggtaccacacaggcctcggaTCAATTTATTCTTCATACACAGATTAAAGCTAAAGGACTTTCAggttatatttgtatttattttttgttaatttttcatacTTTATTTGTGTCTTATTCcacacatatattcatatattatgcatattctaatatttttgtattacaaTATCAAGATGCCTcttcttcaaaagaaaaaaagtcaaaactCTTCCATGAAACCTCTCCAAGAAATCAAACCCCCTTTCtattatctaaaaaataataataaaaaaacgtAATAAAATCTCATTTAACATTATTCATTGATAAGTGTGTGGCCTTATTAGAGAACGGAGAGTAACGAAAGTAAAAGAGAGAGGAAAGGAATAGAAGAGGAGGTATGCTAAGTGTCTATTtttcagagtttttttttttggatcaaaagctctatttgaaggttaaaagcttttttattaaaaaataagagtgTTTGACAAAAATCAACAAACActtgttgacaaaaaaaaaaaaaaactttttttaagttgttttagagaagctcaaaatttatattcttttataaaaactctttttttaaaCTTATATGGAAACTAAATGAACATTTAATACAGCTATTATAGCTTATATAGAAACTCTTTGAGCATTTAATATAGCTTTTTGATTTACAGCCcaacatttattaattttttaataatagc includes the following:
- the LOC107421389 gene encoding spermidine hydroxycinnamoyl transferase, which encodes MGVPFIEAESDSELDEYFRDLYAAPSSLKYDKLVPTVDYSTTPIHERPLLLVQLTSFSSCGLVCLGLSMSHTVIDGYSAFHFLSEWTRFARNKPLETVPFLDRKAAFRAGDPPLAPTIDNPPLPSLSIHADKDKKKKGKRVASAILKLSKDQVERLKHMANEGRSETTRAYTRFESLAGYIWRCTCKARKHRMDHHPTGLAIYVDARSRMKPPLPKGYFGNAAVDVIATGDAGELVSKPLGFAASRVREAIERVTDEYVRSTINYLKNQPDLTWFKDIDEPQSIDDLGFTSTGIKPDQFVVSWLTFPIYGVDFGWGDEIYFDPGTYEHFDGATFIMPSPSGDGSVIVALDLEAPYMETFKEDFYRDIHNSMKLN